CGCGAACGGCATCGCCCGTCTCGATCCGATGTTCTTCAACTCCTCGATGCGCGGGGTGCTCGGCGAGGGCGGCGGCGCCCTGCACGCGATCATGGGCACCCTCCTCGTCACGCTCGCGGCGACGCTCATCTCGGTGCCCATCGGCCTGATGACGGCCATCTACCTCGTCGAGTACGGACGGGGAACGCGCATGTCGCGCATCATCACGTTCCTCGTCGACGTCATGACCGGCATCCCGTCGATCGTCGCGGGACTGTTCGCCTACGCGGTCTTCGCGCTGATCTTCGGCCCCGGCGTGCGCATGGGCATCATGGGGTCCGTCGCCCTCTCCGTGCTGATGATCCCCGTCGTCGTCCGCTCCACCGAGGAGATGCTGCGGCTGGTGCCGAACGACCTCCGGGAGGCGTCGTACGCGCTCGGAGTGCCGAAGTGGCTCACCATCGTCAAAGTCGTGCTGCCAACGTCGATCGCCGGCATCACCACCGGCGTGATGCTCGCCATCTCGCGCGTGATCGGCGAGACCGCGCCGCTGCTGCTCACCGCAGGCTTCACCGACGCGATGAACTACAACCTCTTCAGCGGCCGCATGCAGACCCTGCCGGTCTTCATCTACTCGCAGTACGCCTACCAGGGCATCCCCGCCGAGGCGTACGTCGACCGCGCCTGGGCCGCCGCCCTCACCCTCATCGTCATCGTCATGGTGCTGAACCTGGTCGCGCGCATCGTCGCGAAGGTGTTCGCGCCCCAGACCGGCCGCTGAGCACCCAGCCCCTCAGAATAGGAATCCACGTGTCCAAGAGCATCGAAGTCAACGACCTCAACGTCTACTACGGCGACTTCCTCGCCGTCGAGGGTGTCTCGCTCGACATCGAGCCGCGCAGCGTCACCGCATTCATCGGCCCGTCGGGCTGCGGCAAGTCGACCTTCCTCCGCACGCTGAACCGCATGCACGAGGTGATCCCCGGCG
This Microbacterium sp. XT11 DNA region includes the following protein-coding sequences:
- the pstA gene encoding phosphate ABC transporter permease PstA, which codes for MTVIAPQSPRVAVQTSRATLSSGHLPRWAPWALLGIALLVGAAPFAMTAVASGSEFNIAGSLIVGALLYLVIVYVTSRIVEGSRKALDRFVTGIVTTAFLIAMVPLVSVGWTVVANGIARLDPMFFNSSMRGVLGEGGGALHAIMGTLLVTLAATLISVPIGLMTAIYLVEYGRGTRMSRIITFLVDVMTGIPSIVAGLFAYAVFALIFGPGVRMGIMGSVALSVLMIPVVVRSTEEMLRLVPNDLREASYALGVPKWLTIVKVVLPTSIAGITTGVMLAISRVIGETAPLLLTAGFTDAMNYNLFSGRMQTLPVFIYSQYAYQGIPAEAYVDRAWAAALTLIVIVMVLNLVARIVAKVFAPQTGR